The genomic stretch CAAGAACGGATCTGCGCCCAAAATAAGATGTAATCCGGGAGACATAGATTATGATGGTTATGTGAATGTTCCTGACGTAATCTATTTCATCAATTATCTCTTCAAAAGTGGCCCTGCTCCCAGGTCTATGAAATCATCAGACGTGAATGCCGATTGCAGTGTGGATATCGTGGATCTGATCTATCTTATCAATTTCCTTTTCCGCGGAGGTCCCATACCTCAACCAGGCTGCGTGAGTCCCTTATTTAAGCCCGCACCTGTTGCCCTGGCAGAGGTTGAATTGTCCGGATCGAGCGTTAGAGATGGCGTTATCGAGATACCGGTCAGTTCAAGTTCTGGATCGTCTGTGGCAGGCGTGCAGATTTTAGTGGAGTTCGACCCGGCACAATTTGAACCTCTGGATCCGGTTTTGACAGAAAGAAGCCAGTCGCTTTCCATCTTCTCTTCTTACAAGGATAAATATCAGATAATCGGGTTACTCGATTTACAAG from Candidatus Zixiibacteriota bacterium encodes the following:
- a CDS encoding dockerin type I repeat-containing protein gives rise to the protein KNGSAPKIRCNPGDIDYDGYVNVPDVIYFINYLFKSGPAPRSMKSSDVNADCSVDIVDLIYLINFLFRGGPIPQPGCVSPLFKPAPVALAEVELSGSSVRDGVIEIPVSSSSGSSVAGVQILVEFDPAQFEPLDPVLTERSQSLSIFSSYKDKYQIIGLLDLQGQNYIQPGTGSVVTLRFKPKVANYDLNRLKISEAILVDREANTLNTTVKPNNFSTPNLR